A single region of the Verrucomicrobiota bacterium genome encodes:
- the rplP gene encoding 50S ribosomal protein L16, giving the protein MPLLPKRVKYRKTQRGSRKGTASRNINIDFGEFGLQTLDRAWITNTQIEAARVALTRNMKRKGKLWIRIFPDKSVTARPPETRMGKGKGQPEYWVATVRPGNILFELDGVSETVARESLRLAANKLPIRTKFITRHHAA; this is encoded by the coding sequence ATGCCCTTACTGCCAAAAAGAGTCAAGTATCGCAAGACCCAGCGGGGAAGCCGCAAGGGAACAGCCTCACGTAATATCAATATTGATTTTGGTGAATTCGGCCTCCAGACACTGGATCGTGCTTGGATCACCAACACCCAGATCGAAGCAGCACGTGTAGCGCTTACCCGTAACATGAAGCGCAAGGGCAAGCTCTGGATTCGTATCTTCCCTGATAAATCGGTGACCGCCCGTCCTCCCGAGACACGAATGGGTAAGGGAAAAGGACAGCCTGAATATTGGGTTGCCACAGTACGCCCAGGCAACATCTTGTTTGAGCTCGACGGAGTCTCGGAGACTGTGGCCCGCGAATCCCTTCGCCTAGCCGCTAACAAGCTTCCGATCCGGACGAAGTTCATCACCCGTCACCACGCCGCCTAA
- the rplB gene encoding 50S ribosomal protein L2, translating to MALKTFRPLTPSQRFMALPSFEEITKSKPEKSLTESKKRTGGRNNNGRKTARHRGGGHKRRIRIIDFKRLRRDAIAEVMAVEYDPNRTARLALIQYPDGEKAYILHPAGLVVGAKVSAGVNAEPNVGNALPLKAIPLGLAIHNVELIPGKGGQIVRSAGSQAILSNREGGYALIKMASGELRRINEECYATIGQVGNIEHMNVVSGKAGRSRWLGIRPQTRGMAMNPVDHPMGGGQGKSKGGGGRHHPMSPWGQLSKGFKTRNKHKQSDTFIVQRRKKK from the coding sequence ATGGCACTGAAAACTTTCCGACCGCTGACTCCTTCGCAACGCTTCATGGCATTGCCTTCCTTCGAGGAGATCACCAAGAGCAAGCCCGAGAAATCACTTACCGAGAGCAAGAAGCGCACTGGTGGCCGTAATAACAACGGTCGTAAGACCGCCCGTCATCGTGGCGGTGGTCACAAGCGCAGGATCCGTATCATTGACTTCAAGCGCCTTCGCCGCGACGCGATTGCTGAAGTGATGGCCGTGGAATACGATCCGAACCGTACAGCCCGTCTCGCCCTTATCCAGTATCCAGACGGAGAGAAGGCTTATATCCTCCATCCGGCAGGACTTGTGGTGGGTGCCAAGGTTTCAGCAGGCGTCAATGCCGAGCCTAATGTCGGCAATGCCCTTCCTCTCAAGGCTATCCCTCTTGGTCTAGCCATCCACAATGTGGAACTGATTCCAGGCAAGGGTGGACAGATCGTACGCAGCGCCGGTTCCCAGGCTATTCTGAGCAACCGTGAAGGCGGATATGCACTCATTAAGATGGCCTCCGGAGAACTTCGCCGGATCAACGAAGAGTGCTACGCCACCATCGGTCAGGTCGGCAATATAGAGCACATGAATGTTGTCAGTGGAAAGGCCGGACGCTCCCGCTGGCTTGGTATCCGCCCGCAGACACGCGGTATGGCAATGAACCCGGTCGATCACCCGATGGGTGGCGGTCAGGGCAAGAGCAAGGGCGGTGGCGGACGCCATCATCCGATGAGCCCATGGGGACAGCTTTCCAAGGGATTCAAGACCCGCAACAAACACAAGCAGAGCGACACCTTTATCGTCCAGCGCCGCAAAAAGAAATAA
- the rplV gene encoding 50S ribosomal protein L22 yields MQVIATHRYAKISAFKAREVTREIQGLPAIDALQQLAFIPKKAAPLIAKTLKSAIANAEHNNNIRPELLVIKEAVIGEAPTIKRMRPKARGSSGPVRKRNSHIRIVLTDEVPIVRRADKPKSTRSSKSSDKPKVMNEAASSAPVVEVVTETVEIKD; encoded by the coding sequence ATGCAAGTCATCGCCACCCACCGCTACGCGAAAATATCAGCCTTCAAGGCACGCGAGGTCACCCGTGAAATCCAGGGTCTTCCAGCCATTGATGCCCTTCAGCAACTTGCATTCATTCCGAAGAAAGCAGCGCCCCTGATCGCCAAGACTCTCAAGAGTGCGATCGCCAACGCTGAGCACAACAACAATATCCGTCCCGAACTCCTTGTGATCAAGGAGGCTGTCATCGGCGAGGCTCCGACCATCAAGCGCATGCGCCCGAAGGCTCGTGGCAGTTCCGGCCCGGTCCGTAAGCGTAACAGCCATATCCGTATCGTCTTGACTGATGAGGTGCCGATCGTTCGCCGTGCTGATAAGCCTAAGTCTACTCGCTCTTCCAAGTCCTCAGACAAACCAAAAGTCATGAATGAAGCCGCATCTTCTGCTCCAGTAGTTGAGGTGGTCACTGAGACTGTCGAAATCAAAGACTAA
- the rpsG gene encoding 30S ribosomal protein S7 has protein sequence MSRRKRVITKEVKRDLRYASPLVARLITTVMRGGKRSLAERIVYTAIESTRDGTEAVDPLDVLQKAMDNARPRLEVKSRRVGGATYQVPMEVPADRQLALAMRWIVGFASKRKSVPMSKALASELKEAAANQGAAIKKRDDLHKMAQANRAFAHFRW, from the coding sequence ATGTCCCGCCGCAAACGCGTCATCACTAAAGAGGTCAAGCGTGACCTCCGCTATGCCAGTCCGCTGGTTGCCCGCCTTATCACCACCGTCATGCGCGGAGGCAAACGCTCCCTTGCGGAACGTATTGTTTACACAGCAATCGAGAGCACCCGTGATGGAACCGAGGCGGTTGATCCGCTGGATGTTCTCCAGAAGGCCATGGACAACGCCCGCCCTCGTCTTGAGGTGAAGAGCCGCCGCGTCGGCGGAGCCACTTACCAGGTTCCGATGGAAGTTCCGGCTGATCGCCAACTCGCCCTTGCGATGCGCTGGATCGTTGGTTTTGCAAGCAAGCGCAAGAGCGTCCCAATGTCGAAGGCCCTTGCCTCTGAGCTCAAGGAAGCCGCCGCTAATCAGGGTGCCGCTATTAAGAAGCGGGACGATCTTCACAAGATGGCCCAGGCCAACCGCGCCTTCGCTCACTTCCGCTGGTAG
- the rpmC gene encoding 50S ribosomal protein L29 yields MTLDEIRELTPTELSSRKKELRQEIFHLRLQQQAGQLEKPHLLTTLRREIARLETVLTAKTKATQAL; encoded by the coding sequence ATGACTCTTGACGAAATCCGCGAATTGACGCCTACTGAACTCTCATCCCGTAAAAAGGAACTGCGACAGGAGATCTTCCATCTACGCTTGCAGCAGCAAGCCGGTCAGCTGGAAAAGCCCCATCTCCTGACCACGCTGCGCCGCGAGATCGCTCGGCTTGAAACCGTGCTAACCGCAAAAACCAAGGCAACCCAGGCGCTCTAA
- the rplW gene encoding 50S ribosomal protein L23, producing MKEAHDIIKSILVTEKASLLSEKLNKYVFRVAPAANKIEIKHAIETLFKKKVRSVNTAQVEGKKKRERKADFGRRAHWKKAVVTLAQGEKIDIA from the coding sequence ATGAAAGAAGCACACGACATCATCAAGAGCATCCTCGTGACGGAGAAGGCCAGCCTTCTTTCCGAGAAGCTTAACAAGTACGTTTTCCGCGTTGCTCCCGCAGCGAACAAGATCGAGATCAAGCACGCGATTGAGACCCTTTTCAAAAAGAAGGTCCGCTCGGTGAACACCGCTCAGGTCGAGGGAAAAAAGAAGCGTGAGCGCAAGGCCGATTTTGGCCGCCGTGCCCACTGGAAAAAGGCCGTCGTCACTCTTGCCCAAGGCGAGAAGATCGACATCGCGTAA
- the rplD gene encoding 50S ribosomal protein L4, translated as MSATILTVDAAKQAQIDIITDGKGTQAVHDVVVAMRANRRSGTASVKTKATVNLSGKKPWKQKGTGRARAGYASSPVWVGGGVVHGPEPLFVKGVFVNRYAKKTPKAVKKLAFRKALSSRILSGDVLLVDSFEVKEPKTKAFVTQVKVLAGDVRRTLVIALSFNDMTFLAGRNVSKDLLMTAAEVNTENILAFDKIIITKDALEALGNRLQG; from the coding sequence ATGAGCGCCACTATCCTCACAGTCGACGCGGCCAAGCAGGCCCAGATCGATATCATTACTGACGGCAAGGGAACCCAGGCCGTCCACGATGTGGTCGTCGCCATGCGCGCCAATCGCCGCAGCGGTACCGCTTCCGTCAAGACCAAGGCTACCGTCAATCTATCCGGCAAGAAGCCTTGGAAGCAAAAGGGCACCGGCCGAGCTCGTGCCGGTTATGCCAGTTCGCCCGTCTGGGTTGGCGGCGGTGTTGTCCATGGACCTGAGCCCCTTTTTGTAAAAGGAGTTTTTGTCAATCGCTACGCAAAGAAGACCCCGAAGGCGGTCAAGAAGCTCGCCTTCCGCAAGGCCCTTAGCTCCCGCATCCTTTCCGGTGACGTTCTCTTGGTTGATTCCTTCGAAGTGAAGGAGCCAAAGACCAAGGCATTTGTTACGCAGGTCAAGGTACTTGCTGGCGATGTCCGCCGGACGCTCGTTATCGCACTTTCCTTCAACGACATGACCTTCCTAGCCGGCCGCAATGTCTCCAAAGACTTGCTAATGACCGCAGCTGAGGTCAACACGGAGAACATTCTCGCTTTCGACAAGATCATCATCACCAAGGATGCCCTCGAGGCACTTGGAAACCGCCTCCAAGGCTAA
- the rpsC gene encoding 30S ribosomal protein S3, with translation MGQKVNPIGFRLPITRDWTSRWYATEKEFADFLYADQLIRGWLKKKLKTAAVSRIVIERAWNSVRVTIFTARPGIVIGRKGSEIETMTKKVSDLAGGKQAKIDIIEIKQPEIDAQLVAESVAGQLERRIGFRRAMKKSMQIAMDMGADGIKIRASGRLGGAEIARTEVVRAGTIPLHTLRKTIDYGFAEADTLAGKVGVKCWICKKPEKLAEPRAAAPSSAVSAPATVEAVA, from the coding sequence ATGGGACAAAAAGTCAACCCCATCGGCTTCCGCCTTCCGATCACCCGGGACTGGACCTCGCGCTGGTACGCGACGGAAAAAGAATTCGCCGATTTCCTTTACGCCGATCAATTGATCCGCGGATGGCTCAAGAAAAAGCTCAAGACCGCAGCGGTTTCCCGCATCGTCATCGAGCGAGCCTGGAACAGCGTCCGTGTCACCATTTTCACCGCCCGTCCCGGCATCGTGATCGGCCGTAAGGGTTCCGAGATCGAGACGATGACCAAGAAGGTTTCTGATTTAGCAGGTGGCAAGCAGGCCAAAATCGACATCATCGAGATCAAGCAGCCCGAAATTGACGCCCAACTCGTTGCCGAAAGCGTCGCCGGTCAGCTTGAGCGCCGCATCGGGTTCCGCCGCGCCATGAAAAAGTCGATGCAGATCGCCATGGACATGGGAGCAGATGGTATCAAGATCCGCGCAAGCGGACGTCTCGGCGGCGCCGAAATCGCACGCACAGAAGTTGTTCGCGCCGGAACCATTCCTCTTCACACTCTCCGCAAAACCATCGACTACGGTTTTGCCGAAGCTGACACACTTGCCGGAAAAGTCGGCGTGAAGTGCTGGATCTGCAAAAAGCCCGAAAAACTAGCAGAACCACGCGCCGCTGCCCCGTCATCCGCCGTTTCCGCACCCGCGACAGTGGAGGCGGTCGCCTAA
- the fusA gene encoding elongation factor G, which yields MSTETANPNSPDRAFPLERTRNIGICAHIDAGKTTLTERVLFYTGMIHKIGEVHEGTTATDWMEQERERGITITSAATTCSWNQIKQEGVVKLFDDIKMRVNIIDTPGHVDFTAEVERSLRVLDGAIAVFCGVAGVQPQSETVWRQANKYNVPRIAFVNKMDRTGANFANAVNDMRNKLGANAWPILIPIGAEDHLQGQIDVVNQKAVIYADDASMGSNYTITEIPAELKDLAESAYEDLVSQMTDLDEEVGTLFLEEKPVTKEILKRAIRRQTTANRFVPVAGGSAFKNKGVQYLLDAVVDYLPSPIDIPPAKGMDPDNGKDKFAVTDDNAPFCSLAFKLWSDPFVGKLVFFRVYSGKLSKGDTVLNPRTGKRERISRLIQIQADKREDIDTCYSGDIAAIVGIRNITTGDTLCTEDEPIALEPPSFPDPVISMSIEPKTKADQEKMGTALQRLSEEDPTFRVFTDEETGQTIIAGMGELHLEIIRDRMLREFKVEANSGKPQIAYKETILNSAGGEGKLVKQSGGRGQYGHVVIKVAPNEKGKGVTIENKTVGGSIPKDFIPAVIKGLNEAALNGIVGGYPVIDIHVEIVDGSYHDVDSNEMAFKMAAIFALKDGLKNAKSILLEPIMKVEAVTPEEYQGDIMGDLNRRRGKIMSIETKTIVTSVNAEVPLSEMFGYATSIRSLSKGRASYSMEPSHFEQVPAQVLAAVLDQKN from the coding sequence ATGAGCACCGAAACAGCCAATCCGAACTCCCCGGATCGTGCCTTCCCGCTGGAGCGCACCCGCAATATCGGGATCTGCGCACACATCGATGCCGGCAAGACGACATTGACCGAGCGCGTTCTTTTCTACACCGGCATGATCCACAAGATCGGCGAAGTGCACGAGGGGACAACTGCCACCGATTGGATGGAGCAGGAGCGCGAGCGCGGTATCACGATCACCTCCGCCGCTACGACTTGCAGCTGGAACCAGATCAAGCAGGAAGGTGTTGTGAAGCTGTTCGACGACATCAAGATGCGCGTCAATATCATCGACACGCCGGGCCACGTGGATTTCACGGCCGAGGTGGAGCGTTCGTTGCGCGTGCTTGACGGTGCCATCGCGGTGTTCTGCGGAGTTGCGGGTGTTCAGCCCCAGTCCGAGACTGTCTGGCGCCAGGCCAACAAGTACAATGTTCCCCGCATCGCTTTCGTCAACAAGATGGACCGCACGGGTGCAAATTTTGCAAATGCCGTCAACGACATGCGCAACAAACTGGGTGCCAATGCCTGGCCGATCCTTATTCCGATCGGTGCCGAGGATCATCTCCAGGGCCAGATCGACGTGGTGAACCAAAAAGCCGTTATCTACGCTGATGACGCTAGCATGGGTTCTAACTACACGATCACCGAGATCCCTGCAGAACTGAAGGATCTAGCCGAGTCGGCCTACGAGGACCTGGTTTCCCAGATGACCGACCTCGACGAGGAAGTCGGAACGCTTTTCCTTGAAGAGAAACCAGTCACCAAGGAGATCCTTAAGAGGGCTATCCGTCGTCAGACGACGGCCAACAGGTTTGTGCCTGTTGCCGGGGGATCGGCCTTCAAGAACAAGGGTGTCCAGTACCTCCTCGATGCCGTTGTCGATTATCTTCCGAGTCCGATCGACATCCCTCCCGCCAAGGGAATGGATCCTGATAATGGCAAGGATAAGTTTGCCGTCACTGATGACAACGCCCCCTTCTGCTCACTCGCCTTTAAGCTTTGGAGTGATCCATTCGTAGGTAAGCTTGTTTTCTTCCGCGTGTACTCAGGCAAGTTGAGTAAAGGCGACACGGTTCTCAACCCACGCACCGGCAAGCGCGAGCGCATCAGCCGTCTCATACAGATCCAGGCTGACAAGCGCGAAGATATCGACACCTGCTACTCCGGCGATATTGCCGCCATTGTCGGCATCCGCAATATCACGACAGGTGACACTCTGTGCACCGAGGATGAGCCGATTGCCCTTGAGCCTCCCTCCTTCCCTGATCCCGTCATTTCGATGTCCATCGAGCCTAAGACCAAGGCCGACCAGGAGAAGATGGGCACTGCTCTTCAGCGTCTTTCCGAAGAGGATCCAACCTTCCGCGTCTTCACCGATGAGGAGACCGGTCAGACCATCATCGCTGGTATGGGTGAGCTGCATCTCGAGATCATCCGCGACCGCATGCTGCGTGAGTTCAAGGTCGAGGCTAATTCTGGAAAACCCCAAATCGCTTACAAAGAGACGATTCTCAACTCGGCAGGCGGCGAGGGTAAACTCGTAAAGCAGTCGGGTGGACGCGGTCAATACGGCCATGTGGTCATCAAGGTCGCCCCGAATGAAAAGGGCAAGGGCGTGACGATCGAGAACAAGACCGTCGGTGGTTCCATTCCGAAAGACTTCATCCCCGCAGTCATCAAGGGCCTCAACGAGGCCGCACTGAACGGCATAGTCGGCGGCTACCCTGTGATCGATATCCATGTCGAGATTGTGGACGGATCGTACCATGACGTGGATTCCAACGAAATGGCCTTCAAGATGGCGGCTATCTTCGCGCTCAAGGATGGTCTCAAGAACGCCAAGTCGATCCTCCTCGAACCGATCATGAAGGTAGAGGCCGTGACTCCCGAGGAGTATCAGGGCGACATCATGGGTGATCTTAACCGTCGCCGCGGAAAGATCATGTCGATCGAGACCAAGACGATCGTCACCAGCGTCAACGCAGAAGTTCCACTGTCCGAAATGTTCGGGTACGCAACTTCCATCCGCTCACTCTCCAAGGGACGCGCTTCCTACTCCATGGAGCCATCACACTTCGAACAGGTCCCGGCCCAAGTATTGGCCGCGGTTCTCGACCAGAAAAACTAA
- the rpsJ gene encoding 30S ribosomal protein S10, which yields MAAGQRIRIRLKGFDFRLLDISALEIVETAKRTGSKVTGPIPLPTRIEKFTVNRSPHVDKKSMDQFEIRTHKRLLDILEPTAKTVDELRKLNLPAGVDITIKI from the coding sequence ATGGCCGCAGGACAACGCATCCGAATCAGACTCAAAGGCTTCGATTTTCGCCTTCTAGACATCTCGGCACTCGAGATTGTCGAGACCGCCAAGCGCACGGGATCGAAGGTGACGGGTCCAATCCCACTTCCGACCCGAATCGAGAAGTTCACAGTGAACCGCTCTCCACACGTCGATAAGAAGTCGATGGATCAGTTCGAGATCCGCACACACAAGCGCCTTCTCGATATCCTCGAACCGACCGCCAAGACAGTCGATGAGCTCCGCAAGCTCAATCTTCCTGCAGGCGTCGACATCACCATCAAGATCTGA
- the rpsS gene encoding 30S ribosomal protein S19, which yields MSRSLKKGPFVEWKLLEKIDKLNEGNVKKPIKTWSRRSTVTPDFVGHTFNVHNGRSFIPVFVTENMVGHKLGEFSPTRIFKKHGSHTAKVTK from the coding sequence ATGTCACGCTCACTCAAAAAAGGCCCGTTCGTGGAGTGGAAACTCCTCGAGAAGATCGACAAACTCAACGAAGGCAATGTCAAGAAGCCTATCAAGACCTGGTCTCGCCGTTCCACGGTGACTCCCGACTTCGTCGGACATACTTTCAACGTTCACAACGGGCGCTCCTTCATTCCGGTTTTTGTCACAGAGAACATGGTCGGTCACAAGCTCGGCGAGTTCTCCCCGACCCGCATCTTCAAGAAGCACGGTTCACACACTGCCAAGGTCACCAAATAA
- the rplC gene encoding 50S ribosomal protein L3, giving the protein MSIGVLGKKIGMTRVYDTKGRIRPVTVIEAGGNRILQVKSKEKDGYSSVQVGYGDQKEQRVPKAQKGHFAKTSSTPKRFIREFRVKDGEALPESVDLPVTTFKDGQYVDVISTSKGKGFQGVVRRFRFAGQPETHGSMMHRRNGAIGNRLTPGRVWKNMGMPGHMGDERVTMQNLEIVQVREADGVILVSGCIPGAKGTYVVVRPSKKKKSSKAAE; this is encoded by the coding sequence ATGAGCATCGGCGTTCTCGGCAAGAAAATCGGCATGACCCGTGTCTATGACACCAAGGGTCGCATCCGCCCCGTCACGGTCATCGAGGCCGGTGGTAACCGTATCCTCCAAGTAAAGAGCAAGGAGAAGGACGGTTATTCCTCCGTCCAGGTCGGTTATGGCGACCAGAAGGAACAGCGCGTTCCTAAGGCCCAGAAAGGACATTTTGCAAAGACCTCCTCGACACCAAAGCGCTTCATCCGCGAGTTCCGAGTCAAGGACGGAGAGGCTCTTCCAGAGTCTGTCGATCTTCCCGTCACGACTTTCAAGGATGGCCAGTATGTGGATGTCATCAGCACCTCCAAGGGCAAAGGCTTTCAGGGTGTTGTCAGGCGTTTCAGATTCGCAGGCCAGCCCGAGACCCATGGCTCCATGATGCACCGCCGTAACGGCGCCATCGGTAACCGTCTCACTCCCGGTCGTGTCTGGAAGAACATGGGTATGCCCGGTCACATGGGTGATGAGCGCGTCACCATGCAGAATCTCGAGATCGTCCAGGTGCGTGAAGCGGATGGTGTTATTCTTGTCAGTGGATGCATTCCAGGTGCCAAGGGAACCTACGTCGTGGTTCGCCCCTCCAAGAAGAAGAAATCCTCAAAAGCAGCAGAGTAA